Proteins encoded in a region of the Paenibacillus sp. E222 genome:
- a CDS encoding DUF4304 domain-containing protein gives MLQQLFNALIKQDVKPFLSNYGYTKKGLNFSRKAEELIYMFNFQKSSGNSADNVMFYVNCGIYSAELAQIQSKEILTAPHESECHFRARIGEIARAVPDRFAVTPDTNRDDLIKMLLPGLEDVIHLYDTMTSARSIVDYYISGPFLHLGEESFHLLLKSGDVTAANHYLKALHGKYGAEHRWTIFENKYKAIFDTYGVKFDML, from the coding sequence ATGTTGCAGCAGCTCTTTAACGCTCTGATTAAGCAGGATGTAAAGCCGTTTCTTTCCAATTACGGTTATACAAAGAAGGGTTTGAATTTCAGTAGAAAAGCAGAGGAGCTTATCTACATGTTCAATTTCCAAAAATCCTCTGGAAATTCGGCAGACAATGTCATGTTTTATGTGAACTGTGGCATTTATTCAGCGGAGTTGGCGCAAATCCAGTCGAAAGAGATTTTGACTGCACCCCATGAATCCGAGTGTCATTTCAGAGCAAGAATCGGGGAAATTGCCCGGGCCGTTCCGGATCGATTCGCTGTTACTCCCGATACAAATAGGGATGATTTAATAAAAATGCTGCTACCCGGGTTGGAAGATGTGATTCACTTATATGATACGATGACCAGTGCCAGATCCATTGTGGATTATTACATATCGGGCCCATTTTTGCATCTGGGTGAAGAGAGTTTTCATCTACTTCTGAAATCCGGGGATGTAACAGCCGCTAACCATTATTTGAAGGCTTTGCATGGAAAGTATGGAGCAGAACATCGATGGACCATATTTGAAAATAAATACAAGGCCATATTCGATACATATGGAGTGAAATTCGATATGTTATAA